In a single window of the Pelagibacterium sp. 26DY04 genome:
- a CDS encoding methyltransferase domain-containing protein, protein MTTSFLSSGDLIVDRRAQYAQMLAEAGDFAAAADLMDQALANAPDWAAGWMMAGGFHLKAEALGSAIAAWQRAAGLDPAGTLGAQMHLAAHGIAEVEPEAQAAYVEALFDQYADHFEEALLQKLDYVVPGRLAGLVEGAMARAGIEGFARGIDLGCGTGLMGERLRQRVSHLTGVDLSAAMVSETARKGLYDALEQGELLAFLQHEGRMADLVTAADVFMYCPALPPIFAAVHGVLRDGGMFAFSVESHAGEEEQMLQASLRYAHNGDAIKRALADAGFEIVEDAEAVIRQDGGQPVMGRLFVARKPEAVTSKAAEMGEAEAVEAPASVLH, encoded by the coding sequence GTGACCACATCCTTCCTGTCTTCGGGCGATCTCATCGTGGACCGCCGGGCGCAGTATGCGCAGATGCTGGCCGAGGCCGGCGATTTCGCCGCCGCTGCGGACCTGATGGATCAGGCGCTGGCCAATGCGCCCGACTGGGCGGCGGGATGGATGATGGCGGGCGGGTTTCACCTCAAGGCCGAAGCGCTGGGGAGCGCCATCGCGGCCTGGCAGCGGGCGGCTGGACTCGATCCGGCCGGCACGCTGGGGGCGCAGATGCATCTGGCGGCGCATGGGATCGCGGAGGTGGAGCCCGAAGCTCAGGCCGCCTATGTGGAGGCGCTGTTCGATCAGTATGCCGACCATTTCGAAGAAGCCCTGCTGCAAAAGCTCGACTATGTGGTGCCCGGCAGGCTGGCTGGCCTGGTCGAGGGGGCGATGGCTCGGGCGGGGATAGAGGGGTTTGCGCGTGGCATCGACCTGGGATGTGGGACCGGGTTGATGGGGGAAAGGTTGCGCCAGCGCGTATCGCACCTCACCGGCGTTGACCTTTCGGCGGCCATGGTGAGCGAGACGGCGCGCAAGGGGCTTTATGACGCCCTCGAGCAGGGGGAGCTTCTGGCGTTTCTGCAGCATGAGGGGCGGATGGCGGATCTGGTGACGGCCGCCGACGTTTTCATGTACTGCCCGGCGCTGCCGCCGATCTTTGCCGCCGTGCATGGGGTGTTGCGCGATGGCGGGATGTTCGCATTTTCGGTGGAGAGCCATGCGGGCGAGGAGGAGCAGATGCTGCAGGCCTCGCTGCGCTATGCCCACAATGGCGATGCCATCAAACGGGCACTGGCCGATGCCGGGTTCGAGATCGTCGAGGACGCCGAGGCGGTGATCCGGCAGGATGGCGGCCAGCCGGTGATGGGGCGATTGTTCGTGGCGCGGAAGCCGGAGGCCGTGACCTCGAAAGCCGCCGAGATGGGCGAAGCGGAAGCCGTGGAGGCTCCCGCTTCGGTTCTGCATTAG
- the ltaE gene encoding low-specificity L-threonine aldolase, with protein sequence MATIVHDFRSDTVTRPDAAMRAAMAEAPVGDDVYGEDETVAALEARVADMTGKAAGMFVPSGTQSNLLALMSHCERGEEYIAGQEAHAYKFEAGGAAVLGSIQPQPIENAPDGSLPLDKIAAAIKPDDIHFARTRLLALENTIGGKVLPQTYVEEATALARQAGLATHLDGARIFNAAVASNRSAKELAAAFDTVSVCLSKGLGAPVGSVLVGSPEFIAKARRLRKMVGGGMRQAGIIAAAGLYALENNVERLAEDHARARRLAEGLARHDGLDVELPQTNIFFLRTDPAIGERFADHMAAAGIAVSGRYGQQRWVTHKDIGDEAIDAALDAAARFFAAA encoded by the coding sequence ATGGCTACCATTGTTCATGATTTCCGGTCCGATACGGTAACCCGGCCTGATGCGGCCATGCGCGCGGCGATGGCCGAAGCGCCGGTGGGCGACGATGTTTATGGCGAGGATGAAACCGTCGCAGCGCTGGAAGCCAGGGTCGCGGACATGACCGGCAAGGCGGCGGGGATGTTCGTGCCCTCGGGGACGCAATCGAACCTTCTTGCGCTGATGAGCCATTGCGAGCGCGGCGAGGAATATATCGCCGGGCAGGAGGCCCATGCCTATAAGTTCGAGGCTGGCGGGGCGGCGGTGCTCGGCTCGATCCAGCCACAGCCGATCGAAAACGCTCCGGACGGATCGCTGCCGCTCGACAAGATCGCCGCGGCGATCAAGCCCGACGATATCCATTTCGCGCGGACACGCCTGCTGGCGCTGGAAAACACCATCGGCGGCAAGGTGCTGCCGCAGACCTATGTGGAGGAAGCTACGGCGTTGGCCCGACAGGCAGGGCTGGCGACGCATCTCGACGGCGCGCGGATTTTCAATGCGGCAGTGGCCTCCAATCGCAGCGCCAAGGAATTGGCCGCCGCGTTCGACACTGTTTCGGTGTGCCTTTCCAAGGGGCTTGGAGCGCCGGTGGGATCGGTGCTGGTGGGGAGCCCGGAGTTCATCGCCAAGGCGCGGCGACTGCGCAAGATGGTGGGCGGCGGCATGCGGCAGGCGGGGATCATCGCGGCGGCGGGACTTTATGCGCTCGAGAACAACGTCGAACGGCTGGCCGAGGACCATGCCCGCGCGCGGCGGCTGGCCGAAGGGCTGGCGCGCCATGATGGGCTCGATGTGGAACTGCCCCAGACCAATATCTTCTTCTTGCGGACCGATCCGGCCATCGGCGAGCGGTTTGCCGACCATATGGCCGCTGCAGGGATCGCCGTTTCGGGGCGTTATGGCCAGCAGCGCTGGGTGACGCACAAGGATATCGGCGACGAGGCGATCGACGCAGCACTCGATGCGGCCGCGAGATTTTTTGCGGCGGCCTGA
- a CDS encoding cold-shock protein: MATGTVKWFNTQKGYGFIQPDEGGADVFVHISAVQNSGMTQLDEGQKISYEIVKDKRTGKSAAGNLAASD, from the coding sequence ATGGCAACCGGCACTGTCAAATGGTTCAACACTCAGAAGGGTTACGGCTTCATCCAGCCCGACGAGGGTGGGGCGGACGTTTTCGTCCACATCTCCGCCGTTCAGAATTCCGGCATGACCCAGCTCGATGAAGGCCAGAAGATTTCCTACGAGATCGTCAAGGACAAGCGCACCGGTAAATCGGCTGCCGGCAATCTTGCCGCCAGCGACTGA
- the greA gene encoding transcription elongation factor GreA yields MDKIPMTVAGHAALIAELQRRTGEDRRAIIDAISEARAHGDLSENAEYHAAKEQQSLNEGRIMEIESMLAMADVIDVSKLSGSTVKFGATVTLIDEDTEEEKTYQIVGDPEADASAGRISVSSPIARALIGKSVGDSIEVAAPGGARGYEILKVAFI; encoded by the coding sequence ATGGACAAGATCCCGATGACCGTGGCGGGACACGCCGCATTGATAGCAGAACTTCAGCGCCGCACCGGCGAGGATCGCCGCGCGATCATCGACGCGATTTCCGAGGCGCGCGCCCATGGCGACCTTTCGGAAAACGCCGAATATCACGCCGCCAAGGAGCAGCAGAGCCTCAACGAAGGCCGCATCATGGAGATCGAATCCATGCTGGCCATGGCCGACGTCATCGACGTCTCCAAGCTTTCCGGCTCGACCGTCAAGTTCGGCGCGACCGTCACGCTGATCGACGAAGACACCGAGGAAGAAAAGACCTACCAGATCGTGGGCGATCCCGAAGCCGACGCTTCGGCCGGCCGTATCTCGGTTTCCTCGCCCATCGCCCGCGCCCTGATCGGCAAGTCGGTCGGTGATTCGATCGAAGTCGCCGCTCCCGGCGGCGCCCGCGGCTACGAAATTCTCAAGGTCGCCTTCATCTAG
- the trxB gene encoding thioredoxin-disulfide reductase — MHAKTIIIGSGPAGYTAAVYAARAMLEPLMITGMQPGGQLTITTDVENYPGFADPIQGPWLMEQMRAQAVNMGTTIENDLIVDVDFSIRPFRLTGDSGKTYTADSVIIATGAQARWLGLATEEKFKGFGVSACATCDGFFYRDKTVLVVGGGNTAVEEALFLTNFASKVIVVHRRDQFTAEKVMQQRLFKHPKIEVRWNTVLDEVKGDNMPPSVRGAVLRDVVTDEKHELEVDGIFVAIGHAPATEVFNGKLEMKNGGYIVTAPDSTATSVPGVFAAGDVTDDIYRQAVTAAGMGCMAALEAERYLAAHEMAEAAE; from the coding sequence ATGCACGCAAAGACCATCATCATCGGCTCGGGGCCCGCCGGCTACACCGCCGCCGTCTACGCCGCCCGCGCCATGCTTGAGCCGCTCATGATCACCGGCATGCAGCCGGGCGGGCAGCTCACCATCACCACCGATGTCGAAAACTATCCCGGCTTCGCCGATCCCATTCAGGGCCCCTGGCTCATGGAGCAGATGCGCGCCCAGGCGGTGAATATGGGCACCACGATCGAGAACGACCTGATCGTCGATGTCGATTTTTCCATCCGCCCGTTCCGGCTCACCGGCGACAGCGGCAAGACCTACACCGCCGATAGCGTCATCATCGCCACCGGCGCCCAGGCCCGCTGGCTCGGCCTTGCCACGGAAGAAAAGTTCAAGGGCTTCGGCGTCTCCGCCTGCGCCACCTGCGACGGCTTTTTCTACCGCGACAAGACGGTCCTCGTCGTCGGCGGCGGCAACACCGCCGTCGAGGAAGCCCTGTTCCTCACCAATTTCGCCTCCAAGGTGATCGTCGTTCACCGCCGCGACCAGTTCACCGCCGAAAAGGTCATGCAGCAGCGCCTGTTCAAGCACCCCAAGATCGAGGTGCGCTGGAATACCGTGCTCGACGAGGTCAAGGGCGACAACATGCCCCCCTCGGTGCGCGGCGCCGTTCTGCGCGACGTTGTGACCGACGAAAAGCACGAACTCGAGGTCGACGGCATTTTCGTCGCCATCGGTCATGCTCCTGCCACCGAAGTCTTCAACGGTAAGCTCGAAATGAAGAATGGCGGCTATATCGTCACCGCTCCCGACAGCACGGCCACTTCGGTGCCGGGCGTGTTTGCGGCAGGCGATGTCACCGACGACATCTACCGCCAGGCGGTCACCGCCGCCGGCATGGGCTGCATGGCCGCGCTCGAAGCCGAGCGTTACCTCGCCGCCCACGAAATGGCCGAAGCCGCCGAATAA
- a CDS encoding LysR family transcriptional regulator, translating into MLDWDKLRIFHVAAESGSFTHSAEKLGMSQSAVSRQISALEEDLGLKLFIRHARGLVLTEVGEQLFRTAHRMAWELQSVQAQMTESQDVPTGPLLVTTTVGFGSTWLTKRIHEFVTLYPTIQLEIKLNDAELDLAMREADVAIRLHRPNQSEMIQRKLFTVHNHIYAAESYLEEYGAPQSIEDLDDHKIVSFGEPSPSYLGDVNFLERIGRPDNSPRRATLRVNAIYGMMQACRQGIGIAMLPDYVTEEEPRLKRILTDLTLPEYETYFVYPPALKSSKRVGVFRDFLVEKARDWQF; encoded by the coding sequence ATGCTGGATTGGGACAAGCTGCGCATATTCCATGTCGCCGCCGAGTCGGGGAGCTTTACGCATTCGGCTGAAAAGCTCGGCATGTCGCAATCGGCCGTTTCCCGCCAGATTTCCGCGCTCGAGGAAGATCTGGGCTTAAAGCTCTTCATCCGCCACGCCCGGGGCCTGGTGCTCACCGAAGTGGGCGAGCAGCTTTTCCGCACGGCCCACCGCATGGCCTGGGAGCTGCAATCGGTGCAGGCGCAGATGACCGAAAGCCAGGATGTGCCCACCGGCCCGCTCCTGGTCACCACCACCGTGGGTTTCGGCTCCACCTGGCTCACCAAGCGCATCCACGAATTCGTGACGCTTTATCCCACCATTCAGCTCGAAATCAAACTCAACGACGCCGAGCTGGACCTGGCCATGCGCGAGGCCGACGTCGCCATCCGCCTGCATCGGCCCAACCAGTCCGAAATGATCCAGCGCAAGCTGTTCACGGTGCACAACCACATCTATGCGGCAGAGAGCTATCTTGAAGAGTACGGCGCGCCCCAAAGCATCGAAGATCTCGACGACCACAAGATCGTCAGCTTCGGCGAGCCCTCCCCCTCTTACCTTGGCGACGTCAACTTCCTCGAACGGATCGGCCGCCCGGACAATTCCCCGCGCCGGGCGACGCTGCGGGTCAACGCCATCTACGGCATGATGCAGGCCTGCCGGCAGGGCATCGGCATCGCCATGCTGCCAGATTACGTCACCGAGGAAGAACCCAGGCTCAAGCGCATCCTCACCGATTTGACGCTGCCTGAATACGAAACCTATTTCGTCTATCCGCCGGCGCTGAAAAGCTCCAAACGCGTTGGCGTGTTCCGCGACTTCCTTGTCGAAAAGGCCCGCGACTGGCAGTTCTAA
- a CDS encoding aldo/keto reductase, which translates to MQYRPLGRTGIKVSPYCLGAMMFGSIGNPDHEECARIIHKALDAGINFVDTADRYSAGESEEILGKALKGRRDNVVLATKFFGPMGEDPNMQGTSRRWITRAVEDSLRRLGTDYIDIYQVHRPTPDTDIEETLSALTDLMRAGKIRAIGTSTFPVSEIVEAQWVSERRGLARFRTEQPPYSILNRGIERDMLPTCQRYGMGVMVWSPLAKGMLTGKYRKGQPTPDSPRAPYFKKLFSDEASLEVIEQLIALAEENGLSLIHMALGFVTSHPAVTSAIIGPRTMQHLDDLLAGAEVQLSDEILNRIDEIVPPGMDLAPNEANYAPPALVEPELRRRRSGERAAA; encoded by the coding sequence ATGCAATATCGTCCACTCGGCAGGACCGGGATCAAGGTCAGCCCCTATTGCCTGGGCGCCATGATGTTCGGCTCGATCGGCAACCCCGACCATGAGGAATGCGCCCGCATCATCCACAAGGCTCTCGACGCCGGAATCAACTTCGTCGACACCGCCGACCGCTACAGCGCCGGGGAATCCGAGGAGATCCTGGGCAAGGCGCTCAAAGGGCGGCGCGACAATGTGGTGCTGGCCACCAAGTTCTTCGGTCCCATGGGCGAGGACCCCAATATGCAGGGAACATCGCGCCGCTGGATCACCCGCGCCGTCGAGGATTCGCTGCGTCGCCTGGGCACCGATTACATCGACATCTACCAAGTGCACAGGCCGACGCCGGATACTGACATCGAAGAGACGCTTTCGGCACTGACGGACCTGATGCGCGCCGGCAAGATCCGGGCGATCGGTACATCGACGTTTCCCGTCTCGGAGATCGTGGAGGCGCAATGGGTGTCCGAGCGCCGGGGCCTAGCCCGGTTCCGAACGGAGCAGCCGCCTTACTCCATCCTCAATCGCGGCATCGAGCGCGACATGCTGCCCACCTGCCAGCGCTACGGCATGGGTGTGATGGTCTGGAGCCCGCTGGCGAAGGGGATGCTCACCGGCAAATACCGCAAGGGGCAGCCCACGCCCGACTCGCCGCGCGCGCCTTACTTCAAGAAGCTGTTCTCCGACGAAGCCAGCCTGGAGGTGATCGAACAGCTTATCGCGCTGGCCGAGGAAAACGGATTGTCGCTCATTCACATGGCGCTGGGGTTCGTTACGTCCCATCCGGCGGTCACCTCGGCCATCATCGGGCCGCGAACCATGCAGCATCTCGATGATCTTCTGGCCGGCGCCGAGGTGCAGCTCAGCGACGAGATTCTCAATCGGATCGACGAGATCGTGCCTCCCGGCATGGACCTAGCCCCCAACGAGGCCAATTACGCTCCGCCGGCTCTGGTTGAACCCGAACTCCGGCGCCGGCGCAGCGGCGAACGGGCGGCGGCCTGA
- a CDS encoding helix-turn-helix domain-containing protein has protein sequence MPEPKLEKPVRADARRSVNALLDAALEVFATSGVDAPVRDIAEKAGVGVGTLYRHFPQRSDLIVAVFRKEVDACAAAASAFATQYEPAEALDRWLERFIAFVAAKRGLSAALHSGDSAYEALPTYLMERLAPAASGLLKAAEAAGKVRPDVQPADLLMGIAHLCSPDGKGGITEDSRRMVNLLIDGLRYRGPNQP, from the coding sequence TTGCCTGAGCCGAAACTGGAAAAGCCGGTCCGCGCCGATGCGCGGCGCAGCGTCAACGCGTTGCTCGACGCCGCGCTGGAGGTCTTTGCGACCTCCGGCGTCGACGCCCCGGTGCGCGACATCGCGGAAAAGGCGGGCGTGGGCGTGGGCACGCTCTACAGGCACTTCCCGCAGCGGTCCGACCTGATCGTCGCGGTGTTCCGCAAGGAGGTGGACGCCTGCGCCGCCGCTGCTTCGGCCTTTGCCACCCAGTATGAGCCGGCAGAGGCACTGGATCGCTGGCTGGAGCGGTTCATCGCGTTCGTCGCGGCCAAGCGTGGTCTGTCCGCGGCCCTGCATTCGGGCGATTCAGCCTACGAGGCCCTGCCCACCTATCTGATGGAACGCCTTGCCCCCGCCGCGTCCGGCCTGCTCAAGGCGGCAGAAGCTGCGGGCAAAGTCCGGCCGGACGTCCAGCCGGCCGACCTCCTGATGGGGATTGCGCATCTCTGCTCGCCGGACGGCAAGGGCGGCATCACGGAAGACTCCCGACGCATGGTGAACCTGCTGATCGACGGGCTCCGCTATCGAGGCCCGAACCAGCCCTGA
- a CDS encoding AbrB/MazE/SpoVT family DNA-binding domain-containing protein: protein MTKLKVRSIGNSLGVILPKDALSQLHVGDGDTLYLTTAPDGAMRLTAYDPQFEDQMQAARKGMAKYRNALRELAK from the coding sequence ATGACCAAGCTCAAGGTACGCTCGATCGGCAATTCCCTGGGGGTTATCCTTCCCAAGGACGCGCTATCCCAGTTGCATGTGGGCGATGGCGATACGCTGTATCTGACGACCGCCCCCGACGGCGCGATGCGCCTTACCGCATATGATCCCCAGTTCGAAGATCAGATGCAGGCAGCGCGCAAGGGCATGGCCAAATACCGCAACGCCTTGCGCGAACTGGCGAAATGA
- a CDS encoding type II toxin-antitoxin system death-on-curing family toxin has protein sequence MIEPQWLSPRALLAMHDEVLAAHGGLSGLRDPGALDSALSRARNLFEYDQGDLFDLAAAYAGGIVKNHPFADGNKRAAFLASYVFLAINGYELEAPEPDVAVTVFALAAGELSEESFAAWLRAHAVKMS, from the coding sequence ATGATCGAGCCGCAATGGCTCTCCCCACGTGCGCTGTTGGCGATGCATGACGAGGTGCTGGCGGCCCATGGCGGACTTTCAGGTCTGCGCGATCCGGGAGCGCTGGATTCAGCGCTCTCCCGCGCCCGCAATCTCTTCGAGTACGATCAGGGCGACCTGTTTGACCTCGCCGCAGCCTATGCCGGGGGCATCGTCAAAAATCACCCTTTCGCCGACGGCAACAAGCGTGCGGCGTTTTTGGCGTCCTACGTTTTTCTCGCCATCAACGGCTATGAGCTTGAGGCACCCGAACCTGATGTCGCGGTGACTGTCTTCGCGCTCGCGGCTGGCGAGCTTTCCGAAGAAAGCTTCGCCGCTTGGTTACGCGCTCATGCCGTCAAGATGAGCTGA
- a CDS encoding pyridoxal phosphate-dependent aminotransferase produces the protein MGLISDALSRVQPSATVGISQLARQMAQTGKDVIALSAGEPDFDTPEHVRKAGIAAIERGETRYTNVDGIAELKEAVAAKFRRDNGLDVTAEDCFVSAGGKQIIFNALMATLNPGDEVVVPVPYWVSYPEIVRLAGAEPVFAQASQETGFKLTPEALEAAISERTKWLILNTPSNPSGAAYTADELKGLAEVLMRHGHVHVLTDDIYEVLVYDGRAFATIAQVEPGLMGRTVTMNGVSKSHAMTGWRIGYCTGPREILKAMLKLQGQSTTNPPSISQWAAVEALNGPQSFLADWRDTFQKRRDYVVGRLNALEGIECLVPEGAFYVFPSCKGLLGKTSAGGRTLATDEDLVMALLEENGVALVHGSAFGLAGHFRISYAASDDELAKAMDRIEAFCAGLSSS, from the coding sequence ATGGGACTCATCTCCGATGCGCTTTCGCGCGTGCAACCTTCGGCAACGGTCGGGATCAGCCAACTGGCGCGGCAGATGGCGCAGACGGGCAAGGACGTCATCGCGCTTTCGGCGGGCGAACCCGATTTCGATACACCCGAGCATGTGCGCAAGGCGGGGATCGCGGCGATCGAGCGGGGGGAGACGCGCTATACCAATGTCGACGGGATCGCCGAGCTGAAAGAGGCGGTTGCCGCCAAGTTCAGGCGCGACAACGGACTCGATGTCACGGCGGAAGATTGCTTTGTTTCGGCTGGCGGCAAGCAGATCATCTTCAATGCGCTGATGGCGACGCTCAATCCCGGCGACGAGGTGGTGGTGCCGGTGCCCTATTGGGTGAGCTATCCCGAGATCGTGCGACTGGCGGGGGCCGAGCCGGTGTTTGCGCAGGCGAGCCAGGAGACGGGCTTCAAATTGACGCCCGAGGCGCTGGAAGCGGCGATCTCGGAGCGAACCAAATGGCTGATCCTCAATACGCCATCCAACCCGTCCGGCGCGGCCTATACGGCGGATGAACTCAAGGGTCTGGCCGAGGTGCTGATGCGGCACGGCCACGTCCACGTGCTGACCGACGACATCTATGAGGTGCTGGTCTATGACGGGCGCGCGTTCGCGACGATCGCGCAGGTCGAGCCCGGACTCATGGGGCGGACGGTGACCATGAACGGGGTGTCCAAATCGCACGCCATGACCGGATGGCGGATCGGTTATTGCACGGGGCCGAGGGAAATCCTCAAGGCGATGCTCAAGCTGCAGGGGCAGTCGACGACCAATCCGCCCTCGATCTCGCAATGGGCTGCGGTGGAGGCGCTCAACGGACCGCAGAGCTTCCTCGCGGACTGGCGGGACACCTTCCAGAAGCGGCGCGACTATGTGGTGGGCCGGCTCAACGCGCTTGAGGGCATCGAATGCCTGGTGCCCGAAGGGGCGTTCTATGTGTTTCCCTCATGCAAGGGACTGCTGGGCAAGACCAGCGCCGGCGGCCGGACGCTTGCGACCGACGAGGATTTGGTGATGGCGCTGCTCGAGGAGAATGGCGTGGCGCTGGTGCATGGCTCGGCCTTCGGCCTGGCGGGGCACTTCCGCATCTCCTACGCGGCCTCGGACGACGAACTCGCCAAGGCGATGGACCGGATCGAGGCGTTCTGCGCGGGGCTCAGCTCATCTTGA
- a CDS encoding CBS domain-containing protein, with protein sequence MFVESILATKGSSVVTVPSHTTIGDLIAELARHNIGAVVVLDEGKVSGIISERDIVRHLAGSAEGFRSKPVSTLMTRSPQTCSRSDTLEDVMNKMTRGRFRHLPVVENGELVGIISIGDVVKRKIEEVEHEAGVLREYIAS encoded by the coding sequence ATGTTTGTTGAATCGATCCTGGCCACCAAGGGCTCTTCGGTCGTGACCGTTCCCTCGCACACCACCATCGGCGATCTCATCGCCGAACTGGCCCGGCACAATATCGGCGCCGTCGTCGTGCTCGATGAGGGCAAGGTGAGCGGCATCATTTCCGAGCGCGACATCGTCCGCCATCTGGCCGGCAGCGCCGAGGGCTTCCGCTCCAAGCCGGTGTCCACCCTCATGACCCGCTCGCCCCAGACCTGCTCCCGGTCCGATACTCTTGAAGACGTGATGAACAAGATGACCCGCGGCCGCTTCCGCCACCTGCCGGTCGTCGAGAACGGCGAACTCGTCGGCATCATCTCCATCGGCGACGTGGTCAAGCGCAAGATCGAGGAAGTCGAACACGAAGCCGGCGTGCTCCGCGAATATATCGCAAGCTGA
- a CDS encoding DMT family transporter, with the protein MLRSFEIGYCILPTTHRFPMSRPIALSCLLLATAIWGFAFIAQKTAMDVMGPLTFTGSRFLLGGLLVLPFALRENARQPEKLDRRQWALIGFLSLNFFMGALLQQLGLQFTTITNSGFLTGLYVLFVPVILLVVFRQPPHKVIWVGMPLALIGLFLLNGARLDRLNTGDSLVIASAVFWALHVLLLGYLAIETRRPIFISAVSFLAAGVLGLSGALAFETPTLSALTAGWVEIVYAGALSTAVGFTLQAIGQQHVPPANAAIILSAESLFAALGGALILGERLDALGYVGVAMIFAAVFLVELLPNLRRKPVTQPG; encoded by the coding sequence TTGCTCCGCTCTTTCGAAATCGGCTATTGCATCCTGCCCACAACGCACCGGTTCCCCATGTCCCGCCCCATCGCGCTTAGCTGTCTGCTGCTTGCCACCGCCATCTGGGGCTTTGCCTTCATTGCGCAAAAAACCGCGATGGACGTCATGGGCCCGCTCACCTTCACCGGTTCGCGCTTCCTGCTCGGCGGTCTGTTGGTCCTGCCTTTCGCCCTGCGCGAAAACGCTCGCCAGCCCGAAAAGCTCGATCGCCGCCAATGGGCGCTGATCGGCTTTCTGAGCCTCAACTTCTTCATGGGCGCGCTGCTGCAGCAATTGGGGCTGCAGTTCACCACCATCACCAATTCGGGCTTCCTCACCGGTCTTTACGTGCTCTTCGTGCCGGTCATCCTGCTTGTCGTTTTCCGCCAGCCGCCCCACAAGGTCATCTGGGTGGGCATGCCCTTGGCGCTGATCGGATTGTTCCTTCTCAACGGCGCGCGCCTCGATCGCCTCAACACCGGCGATAGCCTTGTGATCGCCAGCGCCGTCTTCTGGGCATTGCACGTTCTTTTGCTTGGCTATCTCGCCATCGAGACCAGACGCCCGATCTTCATCTCCGCCGTCAGTTTCCTTGCCGCCGGCGTGCTCGGGCTTTCAGGCGCCTTGGCGTTCGAAACGCCCACGCTTTCGGCGCTCACGGCGGGCTGGGTGGAAATCGTTTATGCCGGCGCCCTTTCCACCGCCGTGGGCTTCACGCTCCAGGCCATCGGCCAGCAGCACGTCCCGCCGGCCAACGCCGCCATCATCCTTTCGGCCGAAAGCCTCTTTGCCGCGCTGGGCGGCGCGCTGATCCTGGGCGAACGCCTCGATGCCCTGGGCTATGTCGGGGTCGCCATGATCTTTGCGGCCGTATTCCTCGTCGAGCTCCTGCCCAACCTGCGGCGCAAACCGGTTACTCAACCCGGTTGA
- a CDS encoding thymidine kinase, with product MAKLYFSYAAMNAGKSTLLLQASYNYRERGMDTLLFTAALDDRAGRGVIASRIGVSCEAQLFTARDNLFAIVETAHAHTPYSCIFVDEAQFLTPDQVWQLARVADRLNIPVMCYGLRTDFQGKLFPGSSELLAIADTLREVRTICHCGAKATMVVRLGPDGQPLLEGDQVDIGGNDKYISLCRRHWEETVGRWPKTLG from the coding sequence TTGGCCAAGCTCTACTTCTCCTACGCCGCCATGAATGCCGGCAAGTCCACCCTGCTGCTGCAGGCGTCTTACAATTACCGCGAGCGCGGCATGGATACGCTGCTGTTCACCGCTGCCCTGGACGACCGGGCCGGGCGCGGCGTCATCGCCTCGCGCATAGGCGTCTCCTGCGAGGCACAGCTCTTCACCGCCCGGGACAATCTGTTCGCGATCGTCGAAACCGCCCACGCCCACACGCCCTATAGCTGCATCTTCGTGGACGAAGCCCAGTTCCTTACGCCCGATCAGGTCTGGCAACTCGCCCGCGTCGCCGATCGGCTCAACATTCCCGTGATGTGCTATGGCCTGCGCACCGATTTCCAGGGCAAGCTGTTTCCCGGTTCATCCGAACTTCTGGCTATCGCCGACACCCTGCGCGAAGTGCGCACCATTTGCCATTGCGGCGCCAAGGCCACCATGGTGGTCCGCCTCGGCCCCGACGGCCAGCCGCTCCTCGAAGGCGACCAGGTCGACATCGGCGGCAACGACAAATATATCTCCCTGTGCCGCCGCCATTGGGAAGAAACCGTGGGCCGCTGGCCGAAAACCCTGGGATAA
- a CDS encoding acyl-CoA thioesterase, whose product MSDKIEPRGALTIRTMPMPADTNAAGDIFGGWLMSQMDIAGAIAAVEHVGGRVATVAVEAMTFIAPVRVGDVLCVYTWIDRIGTTSIKVGMEAWTKSRATPDRTKVTEGHFIYVALTDDGQKRVIGQTAIA is encoded by the coding sequence ATGAGCGACAAAATCGAACCCCGCGGCGCCTTGACCATCCGCACCATGCCCATGCCCGCCGATACCAACGCCGCCGGCGATATTTTCGGCGGCTGGCTCATGAGCCAAATGGATATCGCGGGCGCCATCGCCGCCGTCGAGCATGTGGGCGGGCGCGTTGCCACTGTCGCTGTCGAGGCCATGACCTTCATCGCCCCGGTCAGGGTCGGGGACGTGCTGTGCGTCTACACCTGGATCGACCGGATCGGCACCACCTCTATCAAGGTGGGCATGGAAGCCTGGACCAAGTCCCGCGCCACCCCCGACCGCACCAAGGTCACCGAAGGCCACTTCATCTATGTGGCCCTGACCGACGACGGCCAGAAGCGCGTCATCGGCCAAACCGCCATAGCTTAG